A window of the Tenebrio molitor chromosome 1, icTenMoli1.1, whole genome shotgun sequence genome harbors these coding sequences:
- the LOC138124976 gene encoding glucose dehydrogenase [FAD, quinone]-like, giving the protein RPRFSPFSSYEIDETSYVPQLISYPNLRKSSLQHGLVNRVCLYPRGKGVGGSTLINGLVYARGHKSDFEEWARLVGDKRWAYDSVLNYFKKSENFVHRDPRAPYEPRYHGEGGFLRVEYHLPRSPQLNAFLEAHKEIGLDVVDYNANKLGASPAQLNTINGKRFDNGKAFLDSVRYRSNLEVLTGSYVTKIRINKDTRSAVGVEFSLNGKNYFVKVVKEVILSAGAFGSPQILMLSGIGPKKHLEQLGIQIITDLEVGSTLLDNSAFYGLNFDTNYTEPIKPLRNYINEYLSGVGPLTVPGSNQGVGFYESYYTRGSGIPDIELMMIPANATSQFSQKSFGLTDQTYEDLWKFINVPQTFILYVVNLHAKSVGTVRLKSKNPYDYPLINSNFLSDPENRDINVLYEGIQLALQLVQTKAFKAMNTRLQGGPLRACSLYQYLSKEYWYCALRQLTVDLYHPLGSCPMGTDPKKGAVVNSKLKVFGINNLRVADASVFPVVLAGHPNAPTVMVGEQLADLIKYEHNTEFNFWSYF; this is encoded by the coding sequence gatTGGTAAATCGTGTTTGTCTTTACCCAAGAGGAAAAGGAGTTGGAGGATCAACTTTAATTAATGGTTTAGTTTATGCAAGAGGCCACAAAAGTGATTTCGAAGAGTGGGCAAGATTAGTGGGAGACAAACGTTGGGCATACGACagcgttttaaattatttcaaaaagtcAGAAAATTTTGTTCATAGAGATCCTCGAGCACCTTACGAACCTAGATATCACGGTGAAGGTGGTTTTCTTCGGGTAGAATATCATTTACCCAGAAGTCCACAATTAAATGCTTTTCTTGAAGCTCACAAAGAAATCGGTTTAGACGTTGTTGATTATAATGCTAACAAACTGGGTGCGTCTCCTGCGCAGCTTAACACTATAAATGGTAAACGATTTGACAATGGTAAAGCATTTTTGGATTCTGTAAGGTACAGATCAAATTTAGAAGTATTGACTGGTTCTTACGTAACTAAAATAAGAATTAATAAAGATACGCGTTCAGCGGTTGGAGTTGAATTTAGCCTTAacggaaaaaattattttgtaaaagtaGTAAAGGAAGTGATTCTTTCTGCTGGAGCATTTGGTTCCCCACAAATCTTAATGTTATCAGGAATTGGACCTAAAAAACACCTTGAACAATTGGGAATTCAGATTATCACTGACTTAGAAGTTGGAAGTACTTTACTTGATAATTCAGCATTCTATGGGTTGAATTTTGATACTAACTATACAGAACCAATTAAACCATTACGGAATTATATCAACGAATATTTAAGTGGTGTGGGACCCTTAACGGTTCCTGGCAGTAATCAAGGTGTGGGTTTTTATGAATCATATTATACTCGAGGTAGTGGAATACCAGATATTGAGTTGATGATGATACCAGCAAACGCAACATCtcagttttcacaaaaaagtTTTGGATTAACTGATCAAACATATGAAGATCTGTGGAAGTTTATAAATGTACcacaaacatttattttgtatgtGGTTAATCTACATGCGAAATCTGTAGGTACTGTTAGATTGAAAAGTAAGAATCCTTATGATTATCCTTTAATAAACTCAAATTTCTTATCTGACCCTGAAAACAGAGATATAAATGTCTTATACGAGGGAATACAATTGGCTTTACAGTTAGTGCAAACCAAAGCATTTAAAGCCATGAACACAAGATTACAAGGAGGTCCTTTGAGAGCCTGCAGTCTATATCAGTATCTTTCCAAAGAATATTGGTATTGTGCCCTGAGGCAGCTTACAGTAGATTTGTATCATCCCTTAGGAAGTTGTCCCATGGGAACTGATCCCAAGAAAGGGGCGGTTGTTAATTcaaagctaaaagtttttGGTATTAATAATTTGCGGGTGGCTGATGCAAGTGTTTTTCCTGTAGTTTTGGCGGGTCATCCCAATGCACCTACAGTTATGGTTGGGGAGCAATTAgctgatttaattaaatatgagcACAAcactgaatttaatttttggtcttacttttaa